Proteins from one Panicum virgatum strain AP13 chromosome 7K, P.virgatum_v5, whole genome shotgun sequence genomic window:
- the LOC120641336 gene encoding FCS-Like Zinc finger 3-like translates to MMEARYVKVASRFFLAGKVGNAGDGCGGGGHGRHFLDACFLCKREITSDRHIFMYKGDAAFCSDECRQDQRAMDAALKAARRRHRALLRSASLPAPAAGSAPVGTMPRRPTVAAGLAAATLYVMPG, encoded by the exons ATGATGGAGGCGAGGTATGTGAAGGTGGCGTCCCGGTTCTTCCTCGCCGGGAAGGTCGGGAACGCCGGcgatggctgcggcggcggcggtcatggCCGCCACTTCCTCGACGCCTGCTTCCTGTGCAAGCGCGAGATCACCTCGGACCGCCACATCTTCATGTACAA GGGCGACGCGGCGTTCTGCAGCGACGAGTGCAGGCAGGACCAGAGGGCGATGGACGCCGCGCTCAAGGCCGccaggcgccgccaccgcgccctgCTGCGCAGCGCGTCCCTGCCAGCGCCGGCCGCGGGGAGCGCGCCGGTGGGGACGATGCCCCGGAGGCCGACCGTCGCGGCGGGCCTTGCCGCCGCGACACTGTACGTCATGCCCGGCTAG